TGGTTTTAGGCCCTACGCAACACGCGGGCACTGGGTAGTTACCGATTATGGAAATACCTGGGTATCCGATTACCCATGGGGTTGGGCAACGTTTCACTACGGCCGCTGGCGCTATGATGATTATTATGGCTGGGAATGGATTCCGGGCCATGAATGGGCACCGGCATGGGTAAGTTGGCGCAGGGGTGGTGGCTATTATGGCTGGGCTCCGCTAACGCCGGGCATAAGCATTAGCCTCTCATTTGGAAATAGCTACAGAGTGCCGGATTCGTATTGGGTATGCGCGCCACAGGAATATATTAACAGCCCTAACGTTTATAATTATTATGCGCCACATACCCGGGTAGTAAATATTATAAACCGTACCACGGTTATTAACAATACCTACGTATATAACAACCGTACGTATGTAACTGGCCCAAGGGTTACCGAGATAAGGCGTGTTACGCACAATAACAATGTGCCGGTATACAGGGTGGGCAATGATAGCAGGCCAAATGGCGGCGGCCGGATTGTAAACAATACGGTGAACATTTACAGGCCCCAGATAAAAAAAGCACCTGATGCCAGGCCGGCAAGGGTTGTAAACGCAGCCGAATACCGCAGAGCAAACCCCAACCAGGGCATTGCCAACCGTGCCGGCGGCCAGGCAACGGTAAATCGCAACAACGCCGCAAGATTGGCTCAGGTTGCAAAAAGCAATGATGCCAAGTTTGTTAGGGTTAATAACAGTCGCCCTGCTGCACAACCAGGCCAACAACCAAACAACAGGCCTACACAACAACCAAATGCAAGACCAAACGACCAGCAAAATAAACAGCAGGCAGCCGAACAGGCAAAACAGCAACGCACACGGCAGCAAAGCCAAGCTGGTCAGCAACGTGACGAGGCAGTTCAGCAACGGGAGCAGCAAGCTAAGCAGCAGCAGGTACAACAGCAACAACGCCAGCAGCGGGCAGAGCAGGGGCGTCAACAACAGCCACAGGTTCAGCAACAACAACGAGACCGGGCGGTTCAGCAACGAGAGCAGCAAGCTAAGCAACAGCAAGCGGCACAGGAGCGTCAGCAACAACAGGCCCAGCAACAGCAACGCCAGCAGCAAGCGGCACAGGAACGTCAGCAACAACAACAGGCCCAGCAACAGCAACGCCAGCAGCAAGCGGCACAGGAACGTCAGCAACAACAACAGGCCCAGCAACAGCAACGCCAGCAGCAGGCGGCACAGGAACGTCAGCAACAACAACAGGCCCAGCAACAGCAACGCCAGCAGCAGGCGGCACAGGAACGTCAACAACAACAACAGGCCCAGCAGCAGCAACGCCAGCAGCAAGCGGCACAAGAGCGTCAGCAACAACAACAGGCCCTGCAACAGCAACGCCAGCAGCAGGCGGCACAGGAACGTCAGCAACAACAACAGGCCCAGCAACAGCAACGCCAGCAGCAGGCGGCACAGGAACGTCAGCAACAACAACAGGCCCAGCAACAGCAACGCCAGCAGCAGGCGGCACAGGAACGTCAGCAACAACAGCAGGCCCAGCAACAGCAACGCCAGCAGCAGGCGGCACAAGAGCGTCAGCAACAACAACAGGCCCAGCAACAGCAACGCCAGCAGCAGGCGGCACAGGAACGTCAGCAGCAACAGCAGGCTCAGCAACAACAACGCCAGCAGCAAGCGGCACAGCAGCGTCAGCAACAACAGCAGCAACGTCAGCAACAGCAACGCGACAAAAAGCCGGCAAATTAAACATCGGCTTTAACCATATTTTTAATAGCACATATAAACACCTGTTTTGGTTATATATGTGCTATTTTTATTGCAGCAATAACCCGTTATAAATTATGAAACACCTATCCAATCTGCCCCGTTTTATCGCCTCTTTACTCGTACTTGCCTTTTTGGGCTTTTCAGATGCCAAAGCACAGGGCTCCAAAAACTCCAGCAACTCCAGCCAGATAAATTTTATCGAAAACTCCCTGGGCGAGGCTATTAAACAGGCCTCCGCTAAAAATAAATATATTTTTGTTGATGCCTACGCCAGCTGGTGTGGCCCCTGCAAAATGTTGAAGGCAACCACTTTTAAAAACAACAAAGTAGCTGAGTTTTATAACAATAATTTTATTAATGTAGCCATTGATATGGAAAAAGGCGATGGCCCGCAACTCGCCGCAGCCTGGGGGTTGAGGGCTTATCCCACCCTTATTATACTCAATTCAAAAGGGAAAGCCGTTTATGGTACAGTAGGTTTCATAAAACCCGATGACCTGATTAAATTTGGTGTACAAGGCCTCAATAAATAACGGGAGATAAAAAAGCCGGACAATCAAGGACGCTGCCTGGCTTTTTTACAATCCATATTTATCAACGTTATTTTACAATAAACAAGCCCGCCAACAGCACCAGGCCCACGCTTAATAGCTCATCGAATGATGCGGTTGCAACAGCATATTTGTAGAAAAAAGACGTTAAAATTTGTAGGGTGGTATAATCAATTGCGATTAAAATAACAGTAATAAGTTTGTTTTAAATAAAAAAGACCGAAAGAACTCTCGCAGTTTTTTCGGCCCTACATCTACCTATGAAAAACAACCCTTTGAGAAGGGTATTATATTGAATTCAAATGCAATGCCAAAACAAAAACGGCCCCAAAACCAATAGGATATCGCTTTTTGTTTGACCACTTTCGCGCATTGTAGAAATACTTCCCCCAACTATGTAGACTTTTTACTCAACCAACTGGTAAATAAGCCGGTACCGTAAGTTAAAAATATAAAAGCCGGCATACCGCTTTTTAATATAAATGAACATTCCAGAAACCATAAACCTTAAACATTGTTAACCTTTTTATGGATCATAACGTTTACTTATTGGCAACCGACCCTAAAAACCCTTGCCGGGATATCATTCATTCGCGGGATACCCGTTTGAAAGTGAGGGTATTTTGCCTTGATGAAGAAAGCTTTAGTCCGGATGATAATGAAATTCAATTGTACGGGTATGCCAACAATAAACTATATGCTTTTGAAACCATAAATATAGCAGCAGAGGACGCCCTTGACCTGATGGATGCCATACAATGGTATGCCGGATATATAGAATACCCAGATATGGAAATCTTGCCAGAAGACCCCAGGCCCGGGGCAACATACAGCGATGCAAAGTCAAATTAAGCATTTCTTAAAATATAACCCCCTAAAGTATAGTGTCTTAAAATAAAATGTAAAATATTTTTTGAAGAATAGATCAAAGCTTCTATATTTGCAGACCCAAACGCAAGGGGGTTAATCGAAAGATTAATACAAAAAGGGAGTTTAGCTCAGCTGGTTCAGAGCATCTGCCTTACAAGCAGAGGGTCACTGGTTCGAACCCAGTAACTCCCACATAGAAATCACACTGTGTTATAATAGTGTAAGAATTAATTAAAATGCAAAAAGCCTTCAGATTGTTCCCTGGAGGCTTTTTGCATTTTAGTTATATTTAGTATTTTTCATTTATATGAACGGTTTCATCACGTTAGAAAATGGCGGGAACTTTTCCATCAGATGGACCGGCTATGACGAAATTATTAGAATTGCGATAAAAGAACTGTCGCTTTTAGACAATAGTAATGAACTGTCGGTATGGCTGGATGCGCAAGTTCCCAATGAGAATGAAGAGGACAGAAATTCCGCCCCCTTTTACAAAGAAAATGGCGAAATGATATCGAGAATTATTGATGTGAGGGGATTAACAACAGCCAATAGGCGACTTTTTTGGACGGCACTTGAAAATGGAGAGGAAAAACTGTTAAGGTTGGGGAATGTCTATTCTGATTTAAATCCAATTGTGATAACCGACCTAATGAAAATGCATCTGACAATCCCTGATAATATTGAAATTTTTGAGGAAGACGCAGAATACATCGTAACGAATAATGACATTATAAAAAAAATTGGGCCTGGGTGGGCAAACTAATGTTTGATAGTTCGATAAATTATTCTGACGTAATAATCCTTGTCCCTGTATAACCTCTACTTTTTGAACCTGAAAATTTATTGGTTCAAATCCGCGATTAAACACAAATCAGAAAGGAAATGGTTCGATATATGTACAGGAGGGACCACCAAAACAAAAGCCTCTTAGGTATTCTCTAAGAGGCTTTTGTTGTCTTTAACTTTCTGTTAATCAGGGCGATATTCAACGCAATTTCATTGGCTCCGGCGGTTCGAACTTTCGAACCGTCAAAGGCCAACTTTTCCGGAAAAACTCTTTTTTTTCGTTGCGTTATTGTTTTTGTACCCATATAAGCCTTATGCAGGTTCGATAGATTCCGTCGAATTACTCATCCCGATACCGGTTTAGTAAATTAATTATTTAGTTCGCAGTAGGATTGGCCGTCCTTGACAGCCGATATGCCGCC
The genomic region above belongs to Mucilaginibacter sp. KACC 22773 and contains:
- a CDS encoding DUF6600 domain-containing protein, translating into MKYINRICGISLIAFLMMLAAPNISKAQEGGYVSDQEFYDNLDPYGTWVDDPQYGNVWIPDAEDGFRPYATRGHWVVTDYGNTWVSDYPWGWATFHYGRWRYDDYYGWEWIPGHEWAPAWVSWRRGGGYYGWAPLTPGISISLSFGNSYRVPDSYWVCAPQEYINSPNVYNYYAPHTRVVNIINRTTVINNTYVYNNRTYVTGPRVTEIRRVTHNNNVPVYRVGNDSRPNGGGRIVNNTVNIYRPQIKKAPDARPARVVNAAEYRRANPNQGIANRAGGQATVNRNNAARLAQVAKSNDAKFVRVNNSRPAAQPGQQPNNRPTQQPNARPNDQQNKQQAAEQAKQQRTRQQSQAGQQRDEAVQQREQQAKQQQVQQQQRQQRAEQGRQQQPQVQQQQRDRAVQQREQQAKQQQAAQERQQQQAQQQQRQQQAAQERQQQQQAQQQQRQQQAAQERQQQQQAQQQQRQQQAAQERQQQQQAQQQQRQQQAAQERQQQQQAQQQQRQQQAAQERQQQQQALQQQRQQQAAQERQQQQQAQQQQRQQQAAQERQQQQQAQQQQRQQQAAQERQQQQQAQQQQRQQQAAQERQQQQQAQQQQRQQQAAQERQQQQQAQQQQRQQQAAQQRQQQQQQRQQQQRDKKPAN
- a CDS encoding thioredoxin family protein: MKHLSNLPRFIASLLVLAFLGFSDAKAQGSKNSSNSSQINFIENSLGEAIKQASAKNKYIFVDAYASWCGPCKMLKATTFKNNKVAEFYNNNFINVAIDMEKGDGPQLAAAWGLRAYPTLIILNSKGKAVYGTVGFIKPDDLIKFGVQGLNK